The following proteins are encoded in a genomic region of Hippoglossus hippoglossus isolate fHipHip1 chromosome 3, fHipHip1.pri, whole genome shotgun sequence:
- the LOC117759375 gene encoding mucin-2-like: protein MGTTGLQCALGLIYLKLLVGSLTQTVNIIDSANKISVDSANASHIDRVCSTWGHYHFKTFDGHFFQLASTCNHVLASQCGDNFENFNIQMRRKIDGTSVTISNIILKLEGTVVELSKKAVIVNGKIVSLPFVTFGVTVKGTMSSITVEAKLGIMAIWNLDDSLDIEIDDKYKNQVCGLCGNFDGSSNDLEKEGSSQSLEDFAETFKVDEPSETCEEPELSDVQSCGDKLSGAVQEQVIYI from the exons ATGGGGACTACAGGACTCCAATGCGCATTAGGGCTCATATACCTAAAGCTGCTGGTCGGCTCCCTCACTCAGACTG TTAACATCATTGATTCTGCAAACAAGATAAGCGTGGATTCAG CTAATGCATCTCACATCGACCGAGTCTGTTCGACATGGGGACACTATCACTTCAAGACCTTCGATGGACATTTCTTCCAATTGGCCTCCACCTGTAACCATGTCCTGGCCTCGCAGTGTGGGGACAACTTTGAAAATTTCAACATCCAGATGAGGCGCAAGATAGACGGCACATCAGTCACCATCAGCAACATCATCCTGAAGCTGGAGGGCACAGTGGTGGAGCTCTCTAAAAAGGCAGTGATTGTCAATGGCAAGAT AGTGTCTCTGCCGTTCGTCACGTTCGGGGTGACTGTGAAGGGAACCATGTCTAGTATCACTGTCGAAGCCAAGCTGGGAATCATGGCCATCTGGAACTTGGATGACTCCCTGGAT ATCGAGATTGACGACAAATACAAGAACCAGGTCTGTGGACTCTGTGGAAACTTTGACGGCTCATCCAATGATCTTGAGAAGGAGG gATCTAGTCAGTCTTTGGAAGACTTTGCTGAAACCTTCAAGGTGGATGAACCATCAGAGACGTGTGAGGAGCCTGAGCTGAGTGACGTGCAGAGCTGTGGAGATAAG CTATCAGGAGCAGTACAAGAGCAAGTCATCTATATCTAA
- the LOC117759374 gene encoding mucin-5B-like, with amino-acid sequence MADFCNSNANDSYSLLCKTVSEYSRECIHAGGKPQQWRNERFCYKECPYNMTFLECSSACPDTCSTPQASQTCDSHCHDGCSCPAGKVFDDISNTGCIVQSQCACLHNNKVYQSGESYNHSCRSCECQGGKWKCSEENCPGTCSVEGGAHINTFDGKVYTFHGDCSYILAKHADGSLFTLLVDLLKCGKSEKHTCLKAVTLSLYNNSVVVKIQESGQVFVNNIPSQLPLFTPDLGVFKPSSFYMVISTKLGLQIMVQLVPLMQVFITANPSLKGTTSGLCGNFNDKVTDDFKVMSGLVEGTAAAFANTWKTRASCKDMKTTFGHPCSNGINKESYARYSCSKLTDPMGVFAPCHSVISPTPYKDNCMYDSCNCDQSEVCMCAAISSYVYACSAAGIHLTGWRSTICESLNSFSLLPGKFSESCPAGTVYAYNMTSCMRMCRSLSQTDYSCQVSVPTVDGCGCNEGTYLNEERKCVTRSHCPCYDKDSIIPAKQTITIEEHTCFCRQGILSCPGGAPLSICTSPMVYFNCSEAQPGTPGIECQKSCSTLDMACISTGCLSGCMCPDGQVSDGLGGCIKESKCPCVHNGKIYQPQDTLTVDCNTCYCTERKFKCTEKLCDSVCGIYGDGHYVTFDDKRFDFSGQCGYTLLQDFCGTGQSNGSFRIITENVPCGSTGTTCSKTIKIFLGDNEFQLKDENFQVIKGSSKVFPAQIHKMGIYLVVTIKAGLVLMWDQKTSLFIKLSPDFKGQVCGLCGNYDGNSRNDFTTSSQGTVADVLEFGNSWRVSSSCPSAQLISDPCSSNGYRATWSQKKCSIITSVTFQNCHSQVDPGPYFDSCVRDSCACDTGGDCECLCTAVAAYAKACNEAGACVKWRTPKMCPIFCDYYNAPDGCEWHYRPCGAACMKTCRNPSGNCSNLITALEGCYPHCPPNQPYFDEDTMKCVKWNQCGCYDDRGTHYSVGDEAPSNNCYTCSCKVSGMSCSYNMSSCKCFVNGKYYGYGETIYSMTDGLGNCITAMCGANGTVNRKVNPCLTTTTPGPTSTPFTFSTGGTTTGITIYAA; translated from the exons ATGGCCGACTTCTGCAACTCAAATGCAAATGACAGCTACTCCCTCCTCTGCAAAACCGTCTCAGAGTACTCCAGAGAGTGTATCCACGCTGGTGGCAAGCCCCAGCAATGGAGGAATGAACGTTTTTGCT ACAAGGAATGTCCATATAACATGACATTCTTGGAGTGTAGCAGTGCATGTCCCGACACCTGCTCCACCCCTCAGGCCAGCCAGACATGTGACAGCCACTGCCATGATGGCTGCAGCTGCCCTGCCG gaAAAGTGTTTGATGACATCAGTAACACTGGCTGTATTGTACAGTCTCAGTGTGCATGtctgcacaacaacaaagtgtACCAGTCAGGAGAGTCGTACAATCACAGCTGCAGATCCTG TGAGTGTCAGGGTGGTAAGTGGAAATGCAGTGAAGAGAACTGCCCAGGAACCTGCTCTGTGGAGGGAGGAGCTCACATCAACACCTTTGATGGAAAAGTCTACACCTTCCATGGGGACTGCTCCTACATTCTGGCTAAG CACGCTGATGGCTCCCTATTCACTTTGCTGGTGGACCTGCTCAAGTGTGGTAAATCTGAAAAACATACCTGCCTCAAGGCTGTGACACTGTCCTTATACAACAATTCTGTG GTTGTTAAAATTCAGGAGTCCGGGCAGGTCTTTGTAAACAACATCCCTTCTCAGCTTCCACTTTTCACAC CGGATCTGGGTGTCTTCAAGCCATCATCCTTCTACATGGTTATAAGCACTAAATTGGGCTTACAAATAATGGTCCAGCTGGTGCCTCTGATGCAGGTCTTCATTACAGCTAATCCTTCGCTCAAAGGAACAACCTCTG GATTGTGTGGGAACTTCAATGACAAGGTGACTGATGACTTCAAGGTGATGAGCGGGCTGGTGGAGGGCACCGCTGCAGCCTTTGCCAACACGTGGAAAACCAGAGCCAGCTgcaaagacatgaaaacaacttttggACACCCCTGTAGCAATGGCATCAACAAGG agAGTTATGCCCGGTACAGTTGCTCCAAACTGACGGATCCTATGGGAGTGTTTGCTCCTTGCCACTCTGTCATTAGCCCCACCCCGTACAAAGAT AACTGCATGTATGACAGCTGTAACTGTGACCAAAGTGAGGTCTGCATGTGTGCTGCAATCTCCTCATACGTCTATGCCTGTTCAGCAGCAGGAATCCACCTGACTGGCTGGAGGTCGACCATCTGTG aatctctgaactctttttctctcctacCAGGCAAATTCAGTGAATCTTGTCCAGCAGGAACAGTGTATGCCTATAATATGACCAGCTGCATGCGTATGTGCCGCTCCCTGAGCCAGACTGATTACTCCTGCCAGGTCAGCGTCCCCACAGTGGACGGCTGTGGCTGTAATGAGGGAACCTACTTgaatgaggagaggaagtgtgtgaccAGGTCACACTGTCCCTGTTATGATAAAGATTCCATTATTCCTGCTAAACAGACTATCACCATAGAGGAACACACATG CTTCTGCAGACAAGGAATTCTCAGCTGCCCAGGAGGAGCACCTCTAT CCATATGTACTTCCCCCATGGTATATTTCAACTGCTCCGAGGCTCAACCCGGGACTCCTGGTATTGAGTGTCAAAAGAGCTGCAGCACTCTGGACATGGCTTGT ATCAGTACAGGCTGTCTGTCAGGCTGCATGTGCCCTGATGGCCAGGTGTCAGATGGATTAGGTGGCTGTATCAAGGAATCCAAATGTCCATGTGTGCACAACGGAAAGATCTACCAGCCTCAAGACACACTGACGGTCGACTGCAACACCTG CTATTGCACTGAAAGGAAGTTCAAATGTACCGAAAAATTGTGTGATTCTGTATGTGGGATCTATGGAGATGGCCACTACGTCACATTTGATGATAAGAGGTTTGACTTCAGTGGACAGTGTGGATACACACTCCTCCAG GACTTCTGTGGTACTGGTCAGAGCAACGGAAGCTTCAGAATCATCACTGAGAATGTTCCATGTGGATCCACAGGAACTACCTGTTCCAAGACCATCAAGATCTTCCTGGGG GATAATGAATTCCAACTTAAAGATGAGAACTTCCAGGTGATAAAGGGCAGCAGCAAAGTGTTCCCTGCTCAGATACACAAGATGGGTATTTACCTAGTGGTAACGATCAAGGCAGGACTCGTGCTCATGTGGGACCAGAAGACCAGTCTTTTCATTAAACTCAGCCCAGATTTCAAG GGTCAAGTCTGCGGTTTGTGTGGAAACTATGATGGCAACAGCAGGAATGACTTCACCACAAGCTCTCAGGGGACCGTGGCCGATGTTCTCGAATTTGGTAACAGTTGGAGGGTTTCCTCCAGCTGCCCCAGCGCCCAACTAATCAGTGATCCCTGTTCCTCAAACGGCTACCGGGCAACCTGGTCCCAGAAAAAATGTAGCATCATCACCAGTGTCACCTTCCAGAACTGTCATTCACAG GTTGACCCTGGACCATACTTTGATTCTTGTGTGAGAGACTCTTGTGCTTGTGACACCGGTGGGGACTGTGAATGTCTCTGCACTGCTGTGGCTGCCTATGCCAAAGCTTGTAATGAAGCTGGAGCGTGTGTTAAATGGAGAACTCCAAAAATGTGCC CTATTTTCTGTGACTACTATAATGCTCCTGATGGTTGTGAGTGGCACTACAGGCCTTGTGGAGCTGCCTGCATGAAGACATGCCGAAATCCATCAGGAAACTGTTCGAACCTCATCACTGCCCTGGAAG GCTGCTATCCACATTGTCCTCCAAACCAGCCATACTTTGATGAAGACACCATGAAGTGTGTTAAATGGAACCAGTGTGGTTGCTATGATGATAGAGGTACCCATTACAGCGTTGGAGATGAGGCTCCATCAAACAACTGTTACACTTG CTCCTGTAAGGTTTCCGGAATGTCATGCAGCTACAACATGAGCT CCTGTAAATGCTTCGTAAACGGAAAATACTACGGATATGGG